GTAAAACATTGCGTAGCGCGCTATGGAAAGGCGGAAGTAGAAAGCTGGTATTGGGAGCTCTGGAACGAGGCAGATGGATATTATTTAATGGTGGATGATAAAATTCCGACTTATTGCAAGATGTATGATTATGCTTCAGCGGGCGTAAGGCGGGCATTGCCAACAGCCAGGATTGGTGGTCCTCACGCCACAGGAGGAGCAGGTGAGTTTATGCGCAGGTTTATTATTCATTGTCTGAAAGAGAAGAATGCAGCTACCGGGCAGATTGGGGCACCCTTAGATTTCCTGGCATTTCATGCAAAAGGGGCACCGGTATTTACAGAGAACAAAGTGCGGATGGGCATGAATAACCAGTTGAAAGATGTAAATCGTCATTTGAAAATCATCTCTTCTTTCCCTGAGTTGAAGAACATCCCTATCATCATTGGGGAATCAGATCCCGAGGGTTGCGCGGCCTGCGGTATGAAAACGGATCCGCAGAATGCGTATAGAAACGGTACGATGTATGCCAGTTATACAGCAGCTTCTATAGCCCGGATCATGGAATTGAATGACAGCTATGGTACCAATATCATTGGAGCGGTGAACTGGTCTTTTGAATTTGAAAACCAGCCCTGGTTTTATGGATTTAGAGAATTGGCAACGAATGGTGTGGATAAACCGGTGTTGAATGTGTTTAGGATGATGGGGATGATGAGTGGGAACCGGCTGGTGATAGGAGGTGACCTGGCGTATGATGCGCAGGCAATTATGGCCAATGGGGTGAGAGGAGAGAAGACGGATGTCAATGCATTAGCGGCTGCATCTTCTAAAGCAGTTTCAGTGTTGCTCTGGAACTATCATGATGATGATATTACTACAGGAGAAGTGATCGTAACATTAAGCCTTGCAAACATTCCAGCCACGAAAGCGGTGTTACACCATTATCGCATCGACCAGGAGCATAGCAATGCGTATGAGGTGTGGAAGAAAATGGGATCACCGGCAGCACCAACTCCTGCACAATATACCACGCTGGAAAAGGCGGGGCAATTAGCGGAGCTGGGCATGCCTCAAAGAATAAAAATCGGCGCCGGTGCGTATAAAATGAAAATCACCCTGCCCAGGCAGGCGGTATCACTCATCAAAATTACCTACGAATAATTTTGTCTGCTCACTACAGATCCCCTTTATTATCAATCTTTCCTTGCGTTAGATCTATCGCGGCATCCTGCCATGCAGTATCTTCCGGGTAAAAGGCCGTTCGCAGATAAGCCCATGTCAATTGCTGTACAGCTGCTACTCTTTCCGGGTTCTCATCAGAAGTCTCCACAACATGGTAACCGGAAATTCCTCCCAGCAAATGCTCGCCACCATATAAAGTCAGCAATGATTTAGGCCCCGGACTCATGGTATAAGGATCCGTAAACCAATCCCAGCCACGCACCGTTAGTGGTGAAATATCTTTATCGCCCGCCACCACTAATGCCGGTTTCTTCATGCCACTGAAATCAGGATTCATGAAGGGGTAATTTGCTGCTGCAAAAGGGCTCAGATCCGCACCACCATTACCGGCGGCTGTCAGCAGAACACCTACCTGGACGCGTGCATCAGACATATCATCCTCTTCACCTATCACACGCATTCCTAATAACAAGCCACTGGTGTGTGCACCAAAAGAATGTCCAACCGCTGCAATGCGAGAAGTATCCACACGCTCCTGCAATCCTGGCACTACATCGATAATATCATCCAGCTGATCCAATACCTGTTTCATATCGGCTACACGAATTTTCCAGATATCAGGTGTTCTGGGGTCATCCGGACTTACACCTATTCTTTTGGAATCGAGGAAACTGGGTTGTATAACCACAAAACCACGAGCTGCCCAGTAATTTACCAATGGGGCATAGCCATCCAAAGAATTACCAAAACCATGTGCGAATAAAATAACAGGGAGCTGTGCACCTTTTATTGGCGCTGAAATCCGAACCTGTAGGTCTATACCACGTCCGGGTGCAGGAAGCACAACAGGACTAACTGAAATAACTTGTTCCATGAATTTTTTTTTGCAAAGCTCCGGCGAAATTCGGCATGTCTGATATGACAATCAAACCAATCATTAAGATTTTCAAACCCCTGCTTTCCTTTTTTCAAAATGATGGACTATGCACAGGGAAGATGGTCCGCTGTTAAATAAACTGTGATTTACTATCTTTACGAACAGATCACTTACAACATCGTCGTAAATGAAATTCGTAATAACTGTCGTGCGACTTTTAACTCTTAGCACATCAGTATTTACCCAAACTGAAAATGATGAGGGTGCAAATGCTTAGAGACCATATTGAAAAAATACTCCCCCTCACAGATGAAGAATTTTCATTTGTGCAGACGTTCTTTACCACCAGGAAGTATAAGAAACACCAGTACCTGATACAGGAAGGCGACGAAGTAAAGAATTGTTACCTGGTCATTTCCGGGCTCTTAAAACTGGTCTATAATGATGATAACGACAAAGACCATATCGTGTCCTTTGCCATGGAAGACTGGTGGGAGAGTGACTATTATGCGTTTTATACCCAATCGCAGGCCACCATGTCTTTAACGTGTATAGAAGACACGGAAGTCTATTGTTTCTCCTTCGAAAATTATAAAAAGCTCTGTGCAGCGTTGCCTAAAATGGAACGGTTCTTTTTACAGAAATCTACTTTTGGTTTCCTGGCAGCACAGCGGCGTATCCTCTCCCTCCTGACATCTAATGCTAAAGAAAGATATGAGCAGTTGCTCAAACAACATCCCTCTTTATTACAAAGGGTGCCTAAAAGTCTGCTGGCGAAATATCTTGGCGTATCCCGGGAAACCCTGAGTCGCCTGGTGTGACCTACATCACAGGATAATAGTGAGGTATGTCAAGGGGGTGTTTCCCTAGCAATGCTGAGCTTTGCGGTATGGAAATAAGAAACATCAATCCCTGGACCTGGCAGGATGAACGCAGTTACGTACAGGCCGTAGAAGTAAAGAACGTAAACAGTACATTGTATTGTGCAGGACAAGCCGCCGTATTTCCGGACGGCAGCTCCAGTACCGAAGACATGAAAGGCCAGTTGACCCACGCGATCGCCAACCTGGAACAGGTGATCCTGGCAGCCGGATATGAGCCGAAAGGCATCGTCCGATTGAATATCTACACAACCTCCTCAGCCGCGCTATGGCCTCATTTTTCCATACTCCAGGAGTGGATAGCAAAACATGGCATCCGGCAGGCGTCCACCTTATTTGAGGTAAAATCTCTTTTCGAAACATTGCAGGTAGAACTGGAGGCTACAGTAGTAAAATAATCCTAATTTTGTGCCTATGAGTTACTACATCCGTATATTGGGCACACAAGACCCGGACATTCATCTCGATGATATTTCAGAAGAGCTGGACGCAGAAGCGCTGACGGCTCAATTTGGGGTTCCTAAAAATGAGAAACCTGAAAAATGGACGGCTTTCGAATTGAAGAATGAGAAAGGTAAACTCCTGGCAACGGTGGAAAGGAATCCGGTGACGACAGAAGGTATTGGCAAAGAGGAACTGGATGAATTCAAACAGAGCATCCTGGAGTTCCAGCCTGCTTCAGCAGCTAAGTGGCTGAACGATTACTTTGACACGGTGAAAGTGATATATGCAATAGAGTTATTGCCAATCGGTCTGGAGCCGGAAAACTATCATATCATTACTACGACGCAGGGCATTATCTGGGAACTGGTCAATGGTATTTTGCAGGCGGACGAGGAAGGATTTACCAATGAAGAGGGCTATCATATATTGTGGCAGTTTCCTGATGATGCAGATGGAGAATGGAATTGCGCGGTGCTGAATGAGAAAGGGGAATGGGAGAATTTCAATATGGATCTGGCAGATGGAAAACAGCGAGAGGAGTTTAAAGCAGGGAAGGTGCCGGCGGCGGCAAAAAGACTGAAATAAGTTTTATCATCTTCTTAACAGGAAGAGGAGATGCCAGCCACAGTTTTACAATAGCCATAAAATAAAGCCGGTTAATTTTCATAAAAGTAGTTCATCCAACTTTTACGTTTATGAAAGCATTTTACCTGCTTTCTACCTTGCTGCTTGCCGGCTTATTTTCTCAGGCCCAATCATTCACGCTGAAAATCAGTTTACCGGATAGCTTTCCTATAGAAAAGCTGGTGGTGAATGATGGGGATGGTTGGAATGATGAAGATTTGTTGGCTTTATAACGTCATAAACCGGCATGCTTTTTCCGGTATTAATATTATGAAAAAGAAACGGGTGCTGAAAATAATTCGCCGGTATTATAATCGACTCGACAAGAAGAGCCGGCAGATGTCACCTGGATATGCCCCGAAAGTCATTCACCAATTCAGGACAAAATATAAGCAACTAAAAGCCTTTTTGCACATGGTGCATGTGCCTGGTATTCCAGGGAAGTTAAAAGACTTTTATCACCAGCTTGGTATACTGCGCGACCTGCAATTGCAGGAGCAGTATACCAGGAATGATGCCCCTCATTTACCCAGTTATAGAAAGATAATACACAAGCAGGCAGAACAATCTAAATCACAGTTGGCCGATATACTTGTTAAAAAACCGGTAAAAAAAGCGCGGAAGAAGACCTTGATAGCAGTGAAAAGCGGTTTCAGCCATAAAAGGTATCAACGGTATTTAGAAAGCCAAACGGCTGCGGTGCAGGAAATACTGCAACCGGTGAGTTATAGTGACGCGGATCTGCATACGATCAGGAAATTATTTAAGGAATTATCGAATAATGAGCAGCTGAAAAAATCACCTTTGCAGGATCAGCTGGGTGCATTCCAGGATAAGCGAAATGCATTGCGCTTGTTCAGGCAGTATCACCCTGCCCGGATGTCGAAAAAAGAAAGGGTTTATTTAGAAAAGAAAGAGAAAGCTTTGGTAGCGGAAAAGAAGACGATGAAGGCACAATTGATCAGGGAGTTAAAGTCAATTTTATAATTTCTCAATACGGATTGCATTTTCATATTACAAATTGAATTTTCATCTTACGGATTCCACTTCTCTAATCATGGATTGAGTTTCTCTTATCACGGATTGAATTTTCATCTTACGGATTCCATTTCCCTTATCACGGATTGAATTCTATTATCACGGATTGCATTGGCCCCAGGTTTGATATATAGCTTTGTAACCAATAGTAAGAATAATCATGGGAAACAATAGTTTGTACCCGTACCAGGAACGTGACCTCAATATCCTATTTGATAAACTCTCTCATGCATCCAAAGGCTATAGGATTCTTTATCAATTACCAACGGGTGGAGGCAAGACAAGGATCTTTTCTGAGATTGCCAGGTGGTATGTGGAAAACTTTCATAAACAGGTAATGGTATTGACGCACCGGACCGAACTATGTAAGCAGACGGCGACTACATTGACAAGGATCGGGATCAAAAACAAAGTGATCAATAGCACGGTGAAGCAATTGCGTAAACGGGAAGAACATGCCTGTTATGTGGCGATGGTAGAGACCTTGCGAAACCGTTTGAAACAGGGGATTATTAATCCTGCCAATATAGGATTGGTGATCATTGATGAAGCACATCACAATGCATTCCAGAAATTGTTGAATAAATTCCCGCGTGCGATCGTGGTGGGTGTTACGGCAACACCACTGAGTTCAAATGCAGATCTGCCAATGAACAAAACTTACCAGGAATTGATTGTGGGCGAGAGCATCAGCGGTCTGATCAAACAGCGCTACCTGGCAAAGCCGGTGAGCTGGCGGTATGATGTGGAATTGAATTCACTGAAGACAGGGATCTATGGAGATTTCACCATCAGTACTTCGGATGAATTATATTCATCCAGGGCAATGCTGGAATTACTTTTACATGCTTATGAAACGCATTCGAAAAATAAGAAGACGCTGATCTTTAACAATGGGATCTTTACCTCCAGGAATGTGTGTAAAATGTTCCAGGACGCGGGGTATCCGATCAGGCATTTGGACAATCGTCATTCGCCGGCGGAGCGGGAAGAGATTTTGAAATGGTATAAGAAAACGAAAGCTGCGATCCTGACATCTGTCTCGATCCTGACGACGGGCTTTGACGAGCCATCGATACAAACGATTATTCTGAATCGTGCCACGACATCATTGACATTGTACCACCAGATGATTGGGCGTGGGTCGCGGAGTTTGCCTAAGAAGAAGAATTTTACCATCATCGATTTGGGAAATAATATAGATCGGTTTGGAGAGTGGCAGGCACCGATGGATTGGCAATTGATCTTTGAAAGACCGGAGGCGTATATAGAAAGTATGCATTACTTATCTACAACGGAAGCGCGGGTGATATCTTCGGATCTTCGTTCTAAATTTCCGAATACATTGCAGTTATCATTTGATATACAGGAGGCGCATCAGCGTGTGATAGAGGCGGGGCAGAAGCCATTGACGGTGATCAGGGATGCGATCCGGCAACATGCGATAATGTGTATAGAGAATAGTGATACGATTAGCCAGGCACTGGAACTGACTGAATTATTGGATCAGGAGATACAGTGGCGGGTGAAGCAGTATGGGAAGTGTTTGGGCAAGGTGACGAGGAATTATACGGATTGGCTGGTGGCGGATTATAAGGAGCGGTTGAAGACATTGATTCAGAAAATTATGCAGAAAGGGAAGCCGAAGGCGGCGTAAATTGTTTTGAAATCACACGCAACTATAATAAAACATGCCAGTTTAAAATCAATATAACACGCAGAAAATCATCACAAAAAAAGACCTGCAGCAATTGCTACAGGTCTTCTCTCATATCGGCATAGTCTTACAACTTTCCGAAAATTACTCTACAGTGATCGTCACTTCATTCACCTTCGTCAGCCCACTCACACCTTCACCCTGATACACTACTTTGTAAGTACCTGGGGTCTCAATCTTGTAGCCCATCAGCAAATCGATTTCAGCAGACACACTACCTTTCGCAGGCACTTTGATATAAGTATCTGCCGGTGGAGGCGTTACTCTCTTCGCCATTGCACCTTTGTACTGTACTGCCTCGCCTTTGCTGTTAGTCACTTCGAAGAAAGAATTTAAAAACCTTTGTTCGAATGGCGTATGCCATTTACAAAATGCCTGCTCTTTGGTGGTAGGGTTATTCACAGTAAACTTCACCAGAATGGGTTTACCTGCTTTTACCTTTGCGGGCGCAAACATTACTGTTTCCAGTACAGGAATACTGCTATCAGCAGCTACAGGTTCAGCTACGGCAGCAGTGGTTTCCTGCACCTGTTGGGTCGTATTATGTTGTGTACTTTGAGACTGCTGGCATGCAGTGAAAGAAAATACAGACAGTATAACTGCCATTGCGATGAACTGGTTTTTCATTTAGATCATTTATAGGGGGAAATTAATCCTTTTTGAACACAAGAATATATTTCCTGAAGAAATACTTCCATGGCATCGCGATAACGGGCAAAGGCACCAAAGCAAATACCATAAACATACCACTTGCAGGAGAATCCATTAAGTGGCCTGCCTGCCATAACGGCAACGCCACTATGATGAGCCAGATGGATTTGTACAAAATCTCCAGCATGACGATAGCCAGCATTCTAAGTGGTTGAAAAATACCGAAAAAAGATAATAGGGAATAAGATGCCCAGATGGAAAAATTCATTGCTTCCGCTGGATCCCATGCTCCTTTATGTGTGAAAATAAAGGTCCAGGCATCCTTGCCGAGAAATACGAACATCAAAACATACAATAATCTTAATAAATAGATTTTGTAAATGGGAACGCCTTCCCAACGCTGACTGGTCATAATGGAAGTATAGGTTGAATGAAAAACTGGTTTTGAATTTATAGGTGATCTACACGGGTAAAAGGTTGCAAAGGCAGTTTATAACTGGCACTCATTTCATAAATAGGATTTCCAACTGATAATCAATGCATAAATAGTAATTATAAAATGAGTTCTATTATCCTTTTTTATCGCTATTACAATAAGCACATCCTAAATTAAATGCCCTCCATGATTACAGCTACAGGCAAGCAGGCCATTACAATGATTACTGAAAAACATTTCCCTTCATGATTACTGCTACATATATACTGTCATTGTACTACCAATCCAGTCATACATCACAAAGACTGCTGAAACACAATACAAACCGTAGTTGGATCCAACACTGCAAACTCCTTCAATCCCCATGGCTGCTGCTTCACATAATTCAGATTCGGATGCAGAATATCTGGCCGCCTTGCTTTAATATCCGCATACACCGCTTCAATATCATCAGTAGCAATCCTGATTTCAGGCCTGCTATCTTTAGCAGCCAGCTCCGGTTCTACCATTAATTGAAAAGTAGCATTATCCCTGTTTACGATATACAATACTTCATCATGGTATCCTAATTCAAACCCCAGCCCATCAATAAAGAAATCAAGCGCCTGCTGAATGTCTGCATAAAAAACTTTGGGTAATACGGCGATCAGGCTCATATAGTTAACAATTTAAACGAGCTACAATATAATATTAATTCAACACATTGTTTTAAGCGGCTAAGATCGGCAAGGACGGTCCACAATTATTTAAAAACTTATGTAGAAAAAGCCGGAAAATGCACAAACCCAGAATAGCAAGGGTAATTTTAACCGGGAGCATCATCAGCCTCCCAACTACCTCTCTGGCAACACGGCCTCCACCGGCTTCTCAAACTTCTCCGCATTAAAAATCCGCGCCCGGTGCTGCAATCCCCAATCCGCCAAACTATCCGTCAACTCCTTCAAGGTCTTCCCATATTGCGATAATTTATAAGTCACCGTCACCGGCTGTGTCTCTGACACCTCCCTGATAATCAGCCCATTCATCTCGAGATCCTTCAATTCCCTGCTCAGCACCTTCCCTGCTATCCCATTCAAATCTTTCAACAATTCTGAATACCGCATAGGCTTATAACAAAGATGCGCAATCAGGATCACCTTCCATTTTCCACCCAGAATATGAAGCGTATCATCAATCGCGCGCACTCTTTTCATACACTCGCTGAATGTCGGATATCCTAAATTCTCATTTTCCATATACAAAATTGGTTACTTTTTTGTCACCTGATGTCCCGTATGTCACCATCAATAAGCCCCCTAAAGTTACTTAATTACCGAAAGTGAATTTACATTTGTTGAAAATTGGACGAATATGAGTTTAATAGACGATTTACAATGGCGCTATGCCACTAAAAAGATGAATGGTGCGAAAGTACCTCAGGAGAAATTAGATTATATTCTGGAAGCGGCGCGCCTGGCACCCTCTTCTTCCGGTTTACAGCCGTATAAAATCATCGTAATTTCCGACAAGGCATTACTGGAAAAAATAAAAGGTATCGCATTTAATCAGAGCCAGATCGCCGACTGCTCTCACCTGCTGGTTTGGGCCGCCTGGGATGGATATAGTGATGCAAGGATCAGCAATGTATTCAATGCAACGATGGATGAGCGTGGATTACCACATGACACCATGGACAACTATAAAAGCGTGATATTAAACATGTATGAACCAAAGGGCCAGGATTGGCAGGCTCATCATGCGGCAAAGCAGAGTTATATCTCCTTTGCAATGGCTATTGCAGCAGCTGCAGAGCAGAAAGTAGATGCGACACCGATGGAAGGATTTGTGCCTGAGCAGTTAGATGAACTGTTACAATTGAATGGTACAGGGTATAAGAGTACGGTGATCCTGCCTTTGGGATATAGAGAAGCAGCGAATGACTGGCTGGTGAATATGAAGAAAGTGCGTACGCCTAAAGCGGATTTCATTACTGAAATGACGACTGCAGATGCTGCGCAGACAGATGGTGCACCTGTTACACTGAATCTGGAAACGATCGTAAAGAAATAGAATTTAATAGGGCTATCTGTTTATTTTCAAATAGATAGCCCTTTAAAACTGTTCATATTATATTCTCTTCAATTCAAAGGTCCACTACCCCAGGTAAACAATTCCTACAGCGCCGTCACTTTATCAACTCATACACCGGTAACCTTCAAATACCGCAGCCCTGGTATCCCGATTTGCTACAGCGCCATTACTTCACCAACTCATACACCGGTAACCTTCAAATATCCACAGCACCTGGTATCCCAATTTCCTACAGCGGCATCACTTTATCAACTCATACACCGGTAACCTATCCAATGGCACCGTCTGCTCAATCGTTCCCGGCCCCTTCAACACCTCTCCTTTATCACTCCTCCACTTCCCCTTCGGCAACACGACAGACTGCTTCCCATCCTTCGTCATCACAGGCGCCACCAGGTACTTATCCCCTAACATAAACTGCCCCTTCGCGGCTGCAAACCCCTGCCCCGGAAACTCATACTCCATACTCCTCACAATAGGCACCCCGCTCACAGCAGAAGCCTTCGCCAACTCCAAAATATAAGGCGTGTACTTTCCCCTGATCTCCACCGTTTTCTTCACCATCGCAAGATGCTCCTTACTCAACACCCTCCACGGCGCCACTGAAAACTGCATCATCGGCATCAATGCAGAACACTGTGCAGAACGTACCACTAGCTCCTCATCCAATTTATCTCTCCCAATAAAAGACCCAAACTCCCCACCGCCAATCATATCCGGACAGGTAAAATTATACCCCAACAAACCCGCCAGCGTAATATGCGGAATCAGCTTCTGCAAATCCACCCACGTATGCTGCTTATCCCTCAAGCGCTGCACAAGCGGTTCTCCCCCCATCTTCCACATAGCCCGATACTCATTCAATGCATAATGCAGGCCTATTTCTCCCCACAAACGACTTTGCTCATTAGGCGTAGCCTTCGCAAAGGAAACCGCATCAGCCGGATAAAAATCAGCATCCCCGGCATCCAACTTAAAACCATCCAGGTGATAAGTCTGCACCATATAATCCAGTCTGCCGCTAAACCACTCCTTTGCAGTGGGATTCGTGAAATCCATCACCGCGCTATATCCATTCCACCAGCTCAGGATCGCAGGGTTCACCGTATCCTTCATCAACAGCAACTTCTTGCTCAACAGCTCCCTGAATACTTCTGTATCCGGAGACACAAAAGGACTTATCCACAGCATCACCTTAAAACCCATCTTATGCAAACTATCCACCATCGCCGCCGCATTCTCAAATCGATCTTTTCTAAAATCAAACCTGCCGTAATAGTCTCCCCAGTTATCATCAATCATCAGTACACCGGCAGGAAAACCGTTGGCAAGAATGGCATTTGCATACCTAAGAATATCAGCCTGGTTCTGATTATATACCAGTTCAATCCACGTATTGTACTGAGGTCTGGTAATCAATAATGTATCCGGCAATTTTCCCTTCGCAGGAAAATGTTTCTTCGCCGCATTGGAAAAAGCATCTTTCAGGTTGTGCCCCAGCGAATCCACTTCAACAGGCGCAATTGCATTTGAAATCTCCAATACATTGCCATGTACTGCAAATTGAAAAGGCTCATCACTCCAGATATACCGCCCACTGCTGGACAGCAAAAGAGGAGCTGCCTGGTTCCCACCTGTATTCGCAAAGAGGTTAAATGAATAACCATCTTTCAGCGGCATCTGCTGCCCTTCGGTAACAGCGCCTCCGTACCAGTGTTCTCCGTTCTTAATTTGAATAGTT
This window of the Chitinophaga sancti genome carries:
- a CDS encoding CHAD domain-containing protein; translated protein: MKKKRVLKIIRRYYNRLDKKSRQMSPGYAPKVIHQFRTKYKQLKAFLHMVHVPGIPGKLKDFYHQLGILRDLQLQEQYTRNDAPHLPSYRKIIHKQAEQSKSQLADILVKKPVKKARKKTLIAVKSGFSHKRYQRYLESQTAAVQEILQPVSYSDADLHTIRKLFKELSNNEQLKKSPLQDQLGAFQDKRNALRLFRQYHPARMSKKERVYLEKKEKALVAEKKTMKAQLIRELKSIL
- a CDS encoding RidA family protein — protein: MEIRNINPWTWQDERSYVQAVEVKNVNSTLYCAGQAAVFPDGSSSTEDMKGQLTHAIANLEQVILAAGYEPKGIVRLNIYTTSSAALWPHFSILQEWIAKHGIRQASTLFEVKSLFETLQVELEATVVK
- a CDS encoding winged helix-turn-helix transcriptional regulator, whose product is MKRVRAIDDTLHILGGKWKVILIAHLCYKPMRYSELLKDLNGIAGKVLSRELKDLEMNGLIIREVSETQPVTVTYKLSQYGKTLKELTDSLADWGLQHRARIFNAEKFEKPVEAVLPER
- a CDS encoding GH39 family glycosyl hydrolase — encoded protein: MKFRSLLTICCLYTIVAVGQTAIQVDLKNEKGPLKPIWAWFGYDEPNYTYMKDGKKLLSELAALSPVPVYVRAHNLMNTGDGAAALKWGSTNMYTEDANGNPVYNWRIVDSIFDTYISRKMKPLAQIGFMPEALSTHPTPYRHYWQPGHDYKEICTGWAYPPKDYNKWEELIYQWVKHCVARYGKAEVESWYWELWNEADGYYLMVDDKIPTYCKMYDYASAGVRRALPTARIGGPHATGGAGEFMRRFIIHCLKEKNAATGQIGAPLDFLAFHAKGAPVFTENKVRMGMNNQLKDVNRHLKIISSFPELKNIPIIIGESDPEGCAACGMKTDPQNAYRNGTMYASYTAASIARIMELNDSYGTNIIGAVNWSFEFENQPWFYGFRELATNGVDKPVLNVFRMMGMMSGNRLVIGGDLAYDAQAIMANGVRGEKTDVNALAAASSKAVSVLLWNYHDDDITTGEVIVTLSLANIPATKAVLHHYRIDQEHSNAYEVWKKMGSPAAPTPAQYTTLEKAGQLAELGMPQRIKIGAGAYKMKITLPRQAVSLIKITYE
- a CDS encoding alpha/beta hydrolase family protein — encoded protein: MEQVISVSPVVLPAPGRGIDLQVRISAPIKGAQLPVILFAHGFGNSLDGYAPLVNYWAARGFVVIQPSFLDSKRIGVSPDDPRTPDIWKIRVADMKQVLDQLDDIIDVVPGLQERVDTSRIAAVGHSFGAHTSGLLLGMRVIGEEDDMSDARVQVGVLLTAAGNGGADLSPFAAANYPFMNPDFSGMKKPALVVAGDKDISPLTVRGWDWFTDPYTMSPGPKSLLTLYGGEHLLGGISGYHVVETSDENPERVAAVQQLTWAYLRTAFYPEDTAWQDAAIDLTQGKIDNKGDL
- a CDS encoding VOC family protein, which gives rise to MSLIAVLPKVFYADIQQALDFFIDGLGFELGYHDEVLYIVNRDNATFQLMVEPELAAKDSRPEIRIATDDIEAVYADIKARRPDILHPNLNYVKQQPWGLKEFAVLDPTTVCIVFQQSL
- a CDS encoding nitroreductase family protein → MSLIDDLQWRYATKKMNGAKVPQEKLDYILEAARLAPSSSGLQPYKIIVISDKALLEKIKGIAFNQSQIADCSHLLVWAAWDGYSDARISNVFNATMDERGLPHDTMDNYKSVILNMYEPKGQDWQAHHAAKQSYISFAMAIAAAAEQKVDATPMEGFVPEQLDELLQLNGTGYKSTVILPLGYREAANDWLVNMKKVRTPKADFITEMTTADAAQTDGAPVTLNLETIVKK
- a CDS encoding Crp/Fnr family transcriptional regulator, with amino-acid sequence MLRDHIEKILPLTDEEFSFVQTFFTTRKYKKHQYLIQEGDEVKNCYLVISGLLKLVYNDDNDKDHIVSFAMEDWWESDYYAFYTQSQATMSLTCIEDTEVYCFSFENYKKLCAALPKMERFFLQKSTFGFLAAQRRILSLLTSNAKERYEQLLKQHPSLLQRVPKSLLAKYLGVSRETLSRLV
- a CDS encoding glycoside hydrolase family 31 protein, producing MPLGKVISAILIASICNCVYAQTKTIQIKNGEHWYGGAVTEGQQMPLKDGYSFNLFANTGGNQAAPLLLSSSGRYIWSDEPFQFAVHGNVLEISNAIAPVEVDSLGHNLKDAFSNAAKKHFPAKGKLPDTLLITRPQYNTWIELVYNQNQADILRYANAILANGFPAGVLMIDDNWGDYYGRFDFRKDRFENAAAMVDSLHKMGFKVMLWISPFVSPDTEVFRELLSKKLLLMKDTVNPAILSWWNGYSAVMDFTNPTAKEWFSGRLDYMVQTYHLDGFKLDAGDADFYPADAVSFAKATPNEQSRLWGEIGLHYALNEYRAMWKMGGEPLVQRLRDKQHTWVDLQKLIPHITLAGLLGYNFTCPDMIGGGEFGSFIGRDKLDEELVVRSAQCSALMPMMQFSVAPWRVLSKEHLAMVKKTVEIRGKYTPYILELAKASAVSGVPIVRSMEYEFPGQGFAAAKGQFMLGDKYLVAPVMTKDGKQSVVLPKGKWRSDKGEVLKGPGTIEQTVPLDRLPVYELIK
- a CDS encoding DEAD/DEAH box helicase; the encoded protein is MGNNSLYPYQERDLNILFDKLSHASKGYRILYQLPTGGGKTRIFSEIARWYVENFHKQVMVLTHRTELCKQTATTLTRIGIKNKVINSTVKQLRKREEHACYVAMVETLRNRLKQGIINPANIGLVIIDEAHHNAFQKLLNKFPRAIVVGVTATPLSSNADLPMNKTYQELIVGESISGLIKQRYLAKPVSWRYDVELNSLKTGIYGDFTISTSDELYSSRAMLELLLHAYETHSKNKKTLIFNNGIFTSRNVCKMFQDAGYPIRHLDNRHSPAEREEILKWYKKTKAAILTSVSILTTGFDEPSIQTIILNRATTSLTLYHQMIGRGSRSLPKKKNFTIIDLGNNIDRFGEWQAPMDWQLIFERPEAYIESMHYLSTTEARVISSDLRSKFPNTLQLSFDIQEAHQRVIEAGQKPLTVIRDAIRQHAIMCIENSDTISQALELTELLDQEIQWRVKQYGKCLGKVTRNYTDWLVADYKERLKTLIQKIMQKGKPKAA